In the genome of Fimbriimonadaceae bacterium, the window ACGAAGCTACCTGCCGCATTCGATGAAGGAGTAGCCGCCTATTTCAATCTTTAGACGTAACTTTGCGCGGAACCAGATCCGCGCGTTTAGCCGCGCAGGCTGGTTAGGTTGGCAGTAGGCCGCGCGGTACATTATCGAAAACTGAAGGGGTGGCCATGCTGCTATTCAAAACCTCCGGGGCGACACTCGACAGCGTCGTGAAAAATCAAAAGCATGCATTTGAGAGGCGGCCCCGGGACTGGCACATTGGCGAGATCGTCCTCGTCAGTAAGAACCGTAGAGATTGCGACAGGTGCGAGCGTCAAATTCAATATGTCATGACTCTCGATTCAATCCGCTCGATAGTGCCGGGCGAGTCTGAGCGTTACTGGCCCGGCAACGAAGGTCGGTGGCGTTATCTTGTTCTGTGTCGCGACACAAAGCGAATCAGCCGTCCCTTCGATTTGCGAGACGCGCTTGGAGCTTCCGAAAAGGAATACCGGGCAGTCATGACTTTCAAGCGCCTCACACCAGACCATGAAGCCAAGCTCCGCTATTTTTCAATGAATCGTGAGCCAGGACTCTTGCCATGAACCCAATCCAGGAACTTCAGAAAAGGCTACGGGCCTTTGTTGCTGCCCGCGAGTGGGAGCAGTTCCATTCACCTAAAAACCTTGCGGGCGGCCTGGCTACTGAGGCTGCGGAGATCCTTGAGATCTTTCTGTGGCTCACTGAGGCTGAGAGCTCCCAGTTGAGCACTGACAAGATCGCTCGTCTGAGAGAGGAGATCGGGGACGTACAACTTTACCTGGTAAACCTTGCCGACAAATTTGGACTTGACCCACTTGAGTGCGCGTCAGCCAAGCTGGAGGCCAATGAGGCCAAGTACCCGGCGGAGCGTGTGCGTGGCAGTGCCAAGAAATACAATGAGTATTAGTCAGTCGCGGACTAACGCCTGAGCTCGGGCCTGACTCATCCTGCAAACCGAAACTTTCGCCCTGGGTTGACTAAGCCAGCATACCGTTGTAGCGTTGGCCTGCGAAGCGCTGGGCTCGACTCCGTGCGCGCACGGCTCGCCCGGGCGAAACCAT includes:
- a CDS encoding nucleotide pyrophosphohydrolase is translated as MNPIQELQKRLRAFVAAREWEQFHSPKNLAGGLATEAAEILEIFLWLTEAESSQLSTDKIARLREEIGDVQLYLVNLADKFGLDPLECASAKLEANEAKYPAERVRGSAKKYNEY